From Sulfuracidifex tepidarius, one genomic window encodes:
- a CDS encoding ATP-binding protein: MNVEEAKRIVADQKDLIQEKMSSNYVERDIPSDLSIYLSVPNVLAILGVRRSGKSTLSLLLMKRMRVNFAYLNFDDESLYGITAKDLRNLEQGVYEVYGGNVNYLVLDEVHNVKGWELFTSRLRETKRVIVTGSNSKMLSGELATTLTGRHSDVVLFPFSFREYLRFKGESEEVPISTKRTAEVKTELEKYLEDGGFPEALIIGKDQVDIIYNDVLFKDIIFRYKVREMGKFKDFTKSLVSYYSTEVSLSKLAKTISVDKKTVDQWAYGLENAYLTYFLPRYGERPRERLTFSKKVYVIDPGIISRVAIKAKDKGRVMENTVFLKLARENQLKGMYYIKGGDFEVDFYDELNSRLIQVTYASDKVEEREIKGILKADEVVKAKERIIVTYDIDGIEKIKGKEIKMVPLYKFLLLHW; this comes from the coding sequence ATGAACGTCGAAGAGGCAAAAAGGATAGTGGCGGACCAAAAGGATCTTATACAAGAGAAGATGTCATCGAACTACGTAGAGAGGGACATACCTAGCGACTTGTCCATATACCTTAGCGTCCCTAATGTTCTAGCGATACTAGGCGTAAGGAGGTCTGGTAAGTCAACTCTTTCCTTATTACTCATGAAAAGAATGAGGGTGAACTTCGCTTACTTAAACTTTGACGACGAAAGTCTTTACGGAATTACTGCGAAGGACTTGAGGAACCTTGAACAGGGAGTATATGAAGTCTACGGTGGTAATGTAAATTATCTTGTCTTAGACGAAGTCCACAACGTCAAAGGTTGGGAGCTGTTCACGTCTAGATTGAGGGAAACTAAAAGAGTCATAGTAACGGGTAGTAATTCTAAGATGCTTTCCGGAGAGTTAGCTACGACACTCACCGGCAGGCATTCCGACGTAGTCCTGTTTCCCTTTTCTTTTAGAGAGTACTTACGTTTTAAAGGAGAAAGTGAAGAAGTGCCCATCTCAACCAAGAGGACGGCAGAGGTCAAGACGGAACTTGAGAAATACCTTGAAGATGGAGGTTTTCCTGAAGCTCTTATCATAGGTAAAGACCAAGTCGACATAATATATAATGACGTGTTGTTTAAGGACATAATCTTCAGATATAAGGTAAGAGAGATGGGTAAGTTTAAGGACTTTACAAAGAGCTTGGTCTCTTATTATTCTACAGAGGTCTCACTTAGTAAGTTAGCTAAGACGATTTCCGTGGACAAAAAGACCGTAGACCAGTGGGCATATGGTCTAGAAAACGCTTACCTTACATATTTTTTACCTAGATATGGGGAAAGACCGAGGGAGAGGCTAACTTTCAGCAAGAAGGTATACGTGATAGATCCCGGTATTATATCCAGAGTGGCAATAAAGGCTAAGGATAAAGGGAGAGTCATGGAGAATACAGTTTTCCTCAAGTTAGCTAGAGAAAACCAGTTGAAAGGTATGTATTACATTAAGGGGGGTGACTTTGAGGTAGATTTTTATGACGAGTTAAACTCACGCTTAATTCAAGTCACTTATGCTTCAGACAAGGTGGAGGAGAGAGAAATAAAGGGGATACTAAAGGCGGATGAAGTAGTTAAAGCTAAGGAGAGGATAATAGTAACTTATGACATTGATGGGATTGAGAAAATTAAAGGAAAGGAAATAAAAATGGTACCGCTTTACAAGTTCTTACTTTTGCATTGGTGA
- a CDS encoding sulfocyanin-like copper-binding protein, whose amino-acid sequence MAKVSTLEVTVIVIAIVLVAVAGYYIAVRSTPINLGVSSSTSTAPAITTSLAPTTSTSVSTSTTSPSTSSSTTSLPSGATMLPYDSSNKTVFLDIVSLSSATPFNFNGTSNGQLHVYIPAGWTVLVTYTNQEGLSHNFLIVSNNTATPGDDVGQDGTIKLYVGTTPSTYLDNGINGGASATGSVSLPAGIYWFCCGIEGHAAAGMWGVIVSSSSVTTPYYTG is encoded by the coding sequence ATGGCAAAAGTAAGCACATTAGAGGTAACTGTAATCGTAATAGCTATAGTTCTCGTAGCAGTGGCTGGCTATTATATAGCGGTCAGGAGTACTCCAATTAACTTAGGGGTTAGTTCATCTACGTCCACAGCACCAGCTATAACTACATCCCTTGCACCGACCACATCAACAAGCGTTTCGACTTCGACTACATCACCAAGCACATCGTCTTCTACTACATCTTTACCATCTGGAGCAACAATGCTTCCTTACGATAGCTCAAATAAGACGGTCTTCCTTGATATTGTCTCGCTGAGCTCTGCAACTCCCTTCAACTTCAACGGGACGAGTAACGGCCAGCTCCACGTGTACATCCCTGCAGGGTGGACCGTACTGGTGACCTATACCAACCAAGAGGGACTTTCTCACAACTTCCTCATAGTCAGTAACAACACAGCCACCCCTGGAGACGACGTAGGGCAAGACGGTACTATAAAGCTGTACGTGGGAACAACTCCTTCAACATACCTAGATAACGGAATAAACGGCGGAGCTAGCGCTACCGGTTCGGTGTCTCTACCCGCTGGGATATACTGGTTCTGCTGCGGTATCGAAGGACATGCTGCTGCAGGTATGTGGGGAGTAATAGTGTCGTCTTCCTCAGTGACAACACCTTACTACACTGGATAA
- a CDS encoding sodium:calcium antiporter, whose translation MNVYILILETAVLMILTGVCSEMLAIGTEELEKRLDKGMAGGVILGIMTAFPETVFVIFAILDHFYQVALGSAIGGNMILFTVGMGIVSVTYFLKYKASTVKLEKDFSLEIRSLAISIAVFMLVTLYGELNVFTGVLSLVPYVYYVTSRYRAYMSSDHHEGGNILKGISFLLAGGIPLVIISDLFVSSIENLAIYVNVPPILVSMILMPIAGELEEKISAIRLIVGSPSNVTTAVMSFVGSKIENMSVLTGIIGIFSYGGVSIENDRPEFLGVILVTVVATLLMRDRKLGIREGISLILFYFVMIGFLTLTSA comes from the coding sequence GCAGTGTTGATGATCCTAACAGGAGTCTGTTCCGAGATGCTCGCCATAGGCACGGAAGAGCTGGAGAAGAGGCTTGACAAAGGGATGGCCGGAGGGGTGATCCTGGGGATCATGACCGCGTTCCCTGAAACGGTTTTCGTGATCTTCGCCATCTTAGACCACTTCTACCAGGTCGCCTTGGGATCAGCCATAGGAGGCAACATGATACTGTTCACGGTTGGTATGGGAATAGTGTCCGTAACTTATTTCCTTAAGTACAAGGCAAGCACTGTGAAGCTGGAGAAGGACTTCTCCCTGGAGATTAGATCACTAGCGATCTCAATCGCGGTTTTTATGCTCGTTACCCTTTACGGAGAACTTAACGTCTTCACCGGGGTTCTCTCTCTCGTACCGTACGTATACTACGTCACCTCAAGGTATAGAGCTTACATGTCCTCGGATCACCACGAGGGAGGAAACATCTTGAAGGGGATATCGTTTCTCCTTGCTGGCGGAATACCGCTCGTAATAATCTCGGACCTCTTCGTAAGTAGCATAGAGAACCTAGCGATCTACGTGAACGTGCCACCTATCCTGGTCTCAATGATCCTCATGCCTATAGCTGGCGAACTTGAAGAAAAGATATCCGCGATAAGGTTAATCGTGGGGTCTCCTAGTAACGTCACTACCGCGGTCATGAGTTTCGTGGGGAGCAAGATAGAGAACATGTCAGTCCTGACAGGTATTATAGGCATATTCTCCTACGGCGGAGTCTCGATAGAAAACGATAGACCTGAGTTTTTAGGGGTCATACTCGTCACTGTAGTAGCGACCTTGCTTATGAGGGACAGGAAGTTAGGTATACGCGAGGGGATCTCTCTCATTTTATTCTACTTCGTAATGATAGGGTTCTTAACGTTAACTTCAGCTTAA
- a CDS encoding arsenate reductase (azurin) small subunit gives MSKGNDKDKVDPNRRAIVVGGAAAVAGIAAGIVIGGNVFPKLEKQTVTVKQPIVEKQTVTTTTPTPTVTQVQAYQKQKVANYNSLTVGSPVSVTYMGYPAYVVRTGKASIGGVGPNGDVVGYSAVCAHMGGPVQYDPNTNCGVCPYHYSQYDLTKDGIPVIGHPNQYLAMLVLEYDSSTGDIYALGFNRLVYGVYNNVGQASSSSSSS, from the coding sequence ATGTCAAAGGGGAATGACAAGGACAAAGTCGATCCCAATAGGAGGGCAATAGTAGTTGGGGGTGCTGCAGCCGTTGCAGGAATAGCTGCAGGCATAGTAATAGGAGGCAATGTGTTTCCTAAGCTCGAGAAGCAGACTGTAACAGTGAAACAGCCTATAGTCGAGAAACAGACTGTAACAACTACAACGCCAACCCCAACTGTTACTCAAGTGCAGGCTTATCAGAAACAGAAAGTTGCTAATTACAACTCTTTAACAGTAGGATCCCCAGTATCAGTAACCTACATGGGTTATCCTGCATATGTTGTGAGGACCGGTAAGGCTTCTATAGGAGGAGTAGGCCCCAACGGAGATGTAGTAGGTTATAGTGCTGTGTGTGCACACATGGGAGGTCCAGTGCAGTATGATCCCAACACAAACTGCGGTGTATGTCCTTACCATTATTCACAGTACGATCTCACGAAAGACGGTATACCGGTTATAGGGCATCCAAACCAGTATCTAGCCATGCTAGTTCTAGAATACGATAGTTCCACAGGTGATATCTACGCTTTAGGTTTCAACAGGCTAGTCTACGGTGTCTACAATAACGTAGGGCAGGCTTCAAGTTCCTCTTCTTCATCGTAA